In Patescibacteria group bacterium, the sequence TTATGGTACCGTCAGCATCAAGGTTGCCGTAATGGCCGAGCTCCTCGATACACGTGACTTTCTTGATGTTGAGACGTTTGACGACGGTACACATGGAACCACACGCTCGATCCATTAGTGAACAGAAGGTTACTTGATAGGGTCCCATTGCTCTGAGACGTGGGACCAGAGCAAGCATGTAGGCCTTCCCACTCATTGTCATTGGCGGATCAGCTGCGAGTGTCACCTCGCATCCAGCAACCCCAGTAAGTTTTGGCCCATGGGGAACCACGACAAGGATCATACTATTTCTGACAAGCATAAGACCTTTCTTTTAGCAGGGCGACATTGCCCCGCTAACTGGAAAGGAAAATAGCACATTTAGTCGCATATTGTCAACTATACAAATCTAGAGTAAAATTGCGAGAATGCCCCCCGAAAAAATTAAAGAAAATGTTTTGAAATATAACTGGGAACACTGGATAGACAGGGATCAAGGTGCCTTTTTTTGTTCTCTTGAAAAAGGCGGTGATAGTAGGTTTTTCATGCAAAAAGTCGGTGTAGATACTGAGTTGCCCGCATCAGTTTTTCAAAATGGAGCTTGGTATGCGAGTGAAGAAGTATGGGAAATTTTTAGTAAGGAGTTGCATCAGTGGCTAGACAACAGTGGTGATATTTTTCAGGTGGTAAAAAGCTGTGAAGAATATTTGCAACAGCACAAAAAAACCATTAACCAACTCATTTCGTCAAAGATTTCTCCGAAGGATAAGTTGATAAAAATGTATGATATTTTTACGCAGATGTTTAGTTATATATGGCTTGCGCATGGTTTTGAGCAGGTATTTGTGAAAAAAATGCGTCTTGAAGTTCCAAGATACATCTCCGGCGATATTGAAAAGATTATTGGCGACATTAGCTTTCCGATAAAGAAAAATGCCCATTATTATTTTGAGCAGGCTCTTCGGAGTGAGATGCCGCTTGAAAAAGTTCATGAAAAATTTGCTTGGATAAAAGCTCGAGGTGGGTTTGCAGATGGTTTTACCACCAAAGAACTGACACTCGAAAGAAAAAGATTGGAAAAATTTGAACCTGTGGCTCAATTTGCTTATCCTGTGGTGCCGCCAGAATTAAAAGAACTTGTTTCGATATCCCAAGAGTTGGTTTATTTTAGAACTTTGCGCACTGATGTTTTGTATGAATTGATGTGGCAAGCCCGACCTGTTCTCACTGAAATCGCTGAGCACTTTGGTTTAACATTTGCCGAGTTGCGTGACTACAGCGCACTCGATCTTATGGAAGGTAAAATTCAAAAGTATGAATACGGCAATTTTTCAGTTGCTTCATTTGGAGAAGAGTTCGCGATATTTCACCAGCCCATTATCCTAGAGAAAAAACAGGTTGCTGTAACAGAGCTAAAAGGCGCTGTTGCTTTTAAGGGTCTTGTGCAAGGAAAGGTGAAGGTGGTTATGGTGGCACATAATATTGGTAAGGTTAATGAGGGTGATATTTTGGTTGCTCCAACCACAGCTCCTTCATACATCATGGGTATGCAAAAAGCGGCCGCTTTTGTGACAGATGAGGGTGGAATTACTTCGCATACGGCCATTATCGCTCGTGAAATGAAGAAGCCTTGTATAATTGGCACTAAGATTGCCACTAAAGTCTTGAAAGACGAGGATTTAGTTGAGGTTGACGCGAACGCTGGTGTGGTGAAATTACTCAAAAAGGCATAAGATAGTGGGGATGAAAAAAATAAAAATTGGATACGTTGGTTTGGGGAAAATGGGATTAAACATGGTTTTGCGAATGCAGGAGAAGGGCTACAGCGTTGTGGCGTATAACCGAAGTGAGGCACCCAGAATTGAAGCAAAAAAAGCGGGAATTCCTGTCGCTCAGTCATTGCAAGAGTTAGTCTCGAAACTTTCAAAACCACGGACGGTGTGGCTTATGGTTTCCAATTCGGCTGTTGATGAAGTGCTCACTGAAGTTTCAAAATATTTGGAACGAGGTGATACGGTAATTGATGGCGGTAACTCCTTTTACAAAGATTCGATTCGACGAGCGGGTGAACTTAAGAAAAAGGGAATTGAATTTCTTGACGCAGGAGTTTCAGGAGGACCTAAGGGCGCGCGAGAAGGAGCCTGCATTATGGTTGGCGGAAAAAGAGAAGTGTACGAAAAATACGAAAAGCTTTTCAAGGATTTAGTTTCGCCTAAGGCTTTGGGACTTATGGGCAAAGCTGGCGCGGGGCATTTTGTAAAAATGGTTCACAATGGCATTGAGTACGGCATGATGCAGGCCATCGCTGAAGGGTTTGCCATTATGAAAAAATCTGATTTTAAATTGGATTTGGAACAGGTAGCGGATTTGTATAATCATAAAAGTGTGGTTGAATCGAGACTTATCGGCTGGTTGGCGAGCGGTTTTAAGAAATACGGAACTGATCTCGGAGAGATCTCTAGTACCGTGGGACACCTGGGAGAAGGCGAGTGGACGGTTCAAGCTGGCAAGGAACTCGGTATTCCGACACCAGTGATTGAGGCCTCATTTCAATTTCGTGTAGCATCTGCAAAAAACCCAAGTTACACTGGCAAGGTGCTTTCGACTTTACGAAATCAATTCGGGGGACACGGCGCAGGCAAAAACTAGGAAGTTTTTGCCTGCGAATTTTCAATTTTACAATTTTCAATTTTCAAATAAATCCCGAAATTATTAAATTCCAGACTGTAAATTTGTACGATATATCGTACAAATTGAGTCCAATAAAAAAACTATGAAAATTTTCGACATCTCGGTACCACTCAACGAAAAAACCGTTATCTATCCGGGTAACGTACCGCTCGAGATTTCTATGCATCACGAAATGCCGGCACACACGACGCATCTTTCGAAGATTGTTATGGGCTCACACACCGGAACGCATGTGGATGCGCCGAGTCACGCAGTGGCGGGTGCTTCATCACTCGATCAGATCCCACTCGGGGTTTTTGTTGGTCCATGCAAGGTGATTGATTGCACTCAGAGTGTAGGTTCGGTAAAGACTGCTGACCTAGGTAAGCATTCTATTGTTAAAGGAGATCGAATTTTGATTAAAACCAAAAATTCCGCGCGAGGTTTTGAAAAATTTTACGATGATTACGTCTATCTCGATGGTGACGCCGCAGAATATCTTTCTCATTTAGAAATCACACTTTTTGGTATCGATTATTTTTCAGTTAAGCAACGAGGAAGTAAAGATCAACGTCCGCACACGGCATTACTTTCTCACAATATTCCCATTATCGAAGGAATCGATCTCTGCCAAGTGCCCGCTGGCAATTACACACTTGTTTGTCTGCCGCTTAAATTTACCGGGATTGAGGGTGGTCCAGCGAGAGTGATTCTCGTAGATAATTTGTAAATAAAAGAACATTTTTTTGCTCCACTTTAGTTAACTAAAGTGGAGCAAAATAGTTCTATTTAAATTATGAGAGT encodes:
- the gnd gene encoding decarboxylating 6-phosphogluconate dehydrogenase → MKKIKIGYVGLGKMGLNMVLRMQEKGYSVVAYNRSEAPRIEAKKAGIPVAQSLQELVSKLSKPRTVWLMVSNSAVDEVLTEVSKYLERGDTVIDGGNSFYKDSIRRAGELKKKGIEFLDAGVSGGPKGAREGACIMVGGKREVYEKYEKLFKDLVSPKALGLMGKAGAGHFVKMVHNGIEYGMMQAIAEGFAIMKKSDFKLDLEQVADLYNHKSVVESRLIGWLASGFKKYGTDLGEISSTVGHLGEGEWTVQAGKELGIPTPVIEASFQFRVASAKNPSYTGKVLSTLRNQFGGHGAGKN
- a CDS encoding cyclase family protein; translated protein: MKIFDISVPLNEKTVIYPGNVPLEISMHHEMPAHTTHLSKIVMGSHTGTHVDAPSHAVAGASSLDQIPLGVFVGPCKVIDCTQSVGSVKTADLGKHSIVKGDRILIKTKNSARGFEKFYDDYVYLDGDAAEYLSHLEITLFGIDYFSVKQRGSKDQRPHTALLSHNIPIIEGIDLCQVPAGNYTLVCLPLKFTGIEGGPARVILVDNL
- a CDS encoding PEP-utilizing enzyme, giving the protein MPPEKIKENVLKYNWEHWIDRDQGAFFCSLEKGGDSRFFMQKVGVDTELPASVFQNGAWYASEEVWEIFSKELHQWLDNSGDIFQVVKSCEEYLQQHKKTINQLISSKISPKDKLIKMYDIFTQMFSYIWLAHGFEQVFVKKMRLEVPRYISGDIEKIIGDISFPIKKNAHYYFEQALRSEMPLEKVHEKFAWIKARGGFADGFTTKELTLERKRLEKFEPVAQFAYPVVPPELKELVSISQELVYFRTLRTDVLYELMWQARPVLTEIAEHFGLTFAELRDYSALDLMEGKIQKYEYGNFSVASFGEEFAIFHQPIILEKKQVAVTELKGAVAFKGLVQGKVKVVMVAHNIGKVNEGDILVAPTTAPSYIMGMQKAAAFVTDEGGITSHTAIIAREMKKPCIIGTKIATKVLKDEDLVEVDANAGVVKLLKKA